From Passer domesticus isolate bPasDom1 chromosome 5, bPasDom1.hap1, whole genome shotgun sequence, the proteins below share one genomic window:
- the CRELD2 gene encoding protein disulfide isomerase CRELD2 isoform X2, giving the protein MGPGPSPRPGPAPRPSRVALAVLLCAALLLSPPVRGAGERRRLACSTCRGIVDRFNQGLADTAKKNFGGGNTAWEEKTLSKYESSEIRLVEIIENLCDSSNFECNNMVEEHEELIEKWWFKLKKKYPDLFKWFCIETIEVCCPAGTYGPDCLACHGGSERPCHGNGHCDGDGTRGGDGSCSCKKEYTGQFCLDCSSGYFSSLRNETHSVCTACHAACKTCTGSSNMDCQDCKEGWIKNEDGACVDLDECAASPCKDHQYCLNTDGSFSCKDIDECNLPEKVCTKENQDCVNTSGSYKCVCSEGFEEKDGTCVQTVKPGEEVESVTTEPSHTEHVDL; this is encoded by the exons ATGGGGCCCGGCCCCTCTCCGCGACCGGGCCCCGCGCCGCGGCCGTCTCGCGTGGCCTTGGCCGTGCTGCTCTGTGCCGCCCTGTTGCTGTCGCCGCCTGTTCGCGGCGCCGGTGAGCGGCGGCGCTTGGCGTGCTCCACCTGCCGGGGCATCGTGGACAGGTTCAACCAG GGTTTAGCAGATACAGCTAAAAAAAACTTTGGTGGTGGAAACACTGCTTGGGAAGAGAAGACGCTGTCAAAGTATGAGTCCAG TGAAATTCGTCTTGTAGAGATCATAGAGAATCTGTGTGACAGTAGTAACTTTGAATGTAACAACATGGTAGAAGAACATGAAGAACTTATAGAGAAATGGTGGTTCAAATT AAAGAAGAAGTATCCAGATTTGTTTAAGTGGTTTTGCATTGAAACAATAGAAGtttgctgccctgctggaaCTTATGGACCCGATTGCCTTG CTTGTCATGGTGGATCAGAAAGACCTTGCCATGGAAATGGCCACTGTGATGGTGATGGTACCCGAGGTGGAGATGGCTCATGTAGCTGTAAGAAGGAGTACACAGGACAGTTTTGTTTGGACTGTTCTAGTGGTTACTTCAGTTCCTTGAGAAATGAGACACATTCTGTTTGTACAG CCTGCCATGCTGCCTGTAAGACATGTACTGGTTCAAGTAACATGGACTGCCAGGATTGTAAAGAAGGCTGGATTAAAAATGAAGATGGAGCTTGTGTGG ATTTAGATGAATGTGCTGCTTCTCCTTGCAAAGATCACCAGTATTGTTTGAACACAGATGGATCTTTCTCATGCAAAG ATATAGATGAATGTAACCTTCCTGAAAAGGTCTGCACGAAAGAGAACCAAGACTGTGTTAATACGTCAGGTAGTTACAAGTGTGTATGTTCAGAAGGGTTTGAAGAGAAGGATGGAACATGTGTTCAAACTGTAAAACCAG GAGAAGAAGTAGAGAGTGTAACAACTGAGCCTTCACATACTGAACATGTTGACTTATGA
- the CRELD2 gene encoding protein disulfide isomerase CRELD2 isoform X1, whose product MGPGPSPRPGPAPRPSRVALAVLLCAALLLSPPVRGAGERRRLACSTCRGIVDRFNQGLADTAKKNFGGGNTAWEEKTLSKYESSEIRLVEIIENLCDSSNFECNNMVEEHEELIEKWWFKLKKKYPDLFKWFCIETIEVCCPAGTYGPDCLACHGGSERPCHGNGHCDGDGTRGGDGSCSCKKEYTGQFCLDCSSGYFSSLRNETHSVCTACHAACKTCTGSSNMDCQDCKEGWIKNEDGACVDLDECAASPCKDHQYCLNTDGSFSCKACDASCVGCTGEGSEKCKTCASGYVKEDEKCTDIDECNLPEKVCTKENQDCVNTSGSYKCVCSEGFEEKDGTCVQTVKPGEEVESVTTEPSHTEHVDL is encoded by the exons ATGGGGCCCGGCCCCTCTCCGCGACCGGGCCCCGCGCCGCGGCCGTCTCGCGTGGCCTTGGCCGTGCTGCTCTGTGCCGCCCTGTTGCTGTCGCCGCCTGTTCGCGGCGCCGGTGAGCGGCGGCGCTTGGCGTGCTCCACCTGCCGGGGCATCGTGGACAGGTTCAACCAG GGTTTAGCAGATACAGCTAAAAAAAACTTTGGTGGTGGAAACACTGCTTGGGAAGAGAAGACGCTGTCAAAGTATGAGTCCAG TGAAATTCGTCTTGTAGAGATCATAGAGAATCTGTGTGACAGTAGTAACTTTGAATGTAACAACATGGTAGAAGAACATGAAGAACTTATAGAGAAATGGTGGTTCAAATT AAAGAAGAAGTATCCAGATTTGTTTAAGTGGTTTTGCATTGAAACAATAGAAGtttgctgccctgctggaaCTTATGGACCCGATTGCCTTG CTTGTCATGGTGGATCAGAAAGACCTTGCCATGGAAATGGCCACTGTGATGGTGATGGTACCCGAGGTGGAGATGGCTCATGTAGCTGTAAGAAGGAGTACACAGGACAGTTTTGTTTGGACTGTTCTAGTGGTTACTTCAGTTCCTTGAGAAATGAGACACATTCTGTTTGTACAG CCTGCCATGCTGCCTGTAAGACATGTACTGGTTCAAGTAACATGGACTGCCAGGATTGTAAAGAAGGCTGGATTAAAAATGAAGATGGAGCTTGTGTGG ATTTAGATGAATGTGCTGCTTCTCCTTGCAAAGATCACCAGTATTGTTTGAACACAGATGGATCTTTCTCATGCAAAG CATGTGATGCCAGCTGTGTAGGTTGCACAGGAGAAGGTTCTGAAAAATGTAAGACCTGCGCATCTGGATACGTGAAGGAAGATGAGAAGTGTACAG ATATAGATGAATGTAACCTTCCTGAAAAGGTCTGCACGAAAGAGAACCAAGACTGTGTTAATACGTCAGGTAGTTACAAGTGTGTATGTTCAGAAGGGTTTGAAGAGAAGGATGGAACATGTGTTCAAACTGTAAAACCAG GAGAAGAAGTAGAGAGTGTAACAACTGAGCCTTCACATACTGAACATGTTGACTTATGA